The Sandaracinus amylolyticus genomic interval ACGTCCGTGCTTGCGTCGTGCGCGAGACGCTACAGAGTGCGCCGCTGTCGGAGCGGCTCGGGTGATCGCCGGCGCACCGTCGAAAGACGGGCACGCGGGAGGAAAGTCCGAGCTCCACAGGGCAGGATGCCGGCTAACGGCCGGTGGGGGCGACCCCGAGGACAGTGCAACAGAGAGCAGACCGCCGCCCCCTCTCGCGAGAGAGGCATCGCGGCAAGGGTGAAACGGTGAGGTAAGAGCTCACCGGGCCGCTGGTGACAGCGGCTGCACGGCAAACCCCATCCGGAGCAAGACCGAATAGGGGAGCGCTGTGTCTCCGGGGCACCGCAAGGCTCCACGGAGGCACGAGAGGACGGCCCGTCCGAAGCTCCCGGGTGTGTCGCTGGAGGCACGCGGCAACGCGCGTCCTAGAGGAATGATCGCCACTCGCTCCGCGGCGACGCGGGGAGAGAACAGAACTCGGCTTACGAGCCGGTCCGACCCGGAGCCCGCGGTGGAAACGCCGCGGGCTCCGCGCTTTCGGCGATTCCTCAACGATTCTGCTGGTCATCTCGCGCGAAATGACCGTTTCGAGCCCCTGGGGACCCCCGGCGTGGTGGTGACGCTGTACGAGAGGTTCCCCACTCGCGCGAAATGGCCATTTCGCGCGAGTTTGGACTTTCTGTCGCGCCGAATGGCCATTTCGGGCCCCTGGGGACTTTTTGTCGCGCGAAACGACCGTTTGGCGCGAGTGGCGCGAGAACAGGCCGCGCCACCACGATTTCGCCCGACTCCGGCGCCGATCTCCGCTCGATCAGCCGGACGCGTCGGCCGCCCAGGGCGCGGTCAGGATCTCGGTCCGATCGAGCGCGTCGAAGCGATAGATGTGCTTCGCGCGGATGCTCTCGAAGCGGTCGAGCCGCATCCGCATGCGCAGCAGCGGATCGAGCAGGGTCCCGTCGCAGCGTCCGGCCGCGCGCGCGGTCTCGAGCAGCGACGCGAGCGCCTCGTGCGCCTCGCGCGGATGGAACACCGGACCGGGCGCGAGCATCACGCGACCGCCGAGCCCGATCGCGCGTCCGTCGAGCACGTCGCCCGCGGTCAATCGCGAGCCCGGCAGCTCGTCGCCCCGCACCACGAAGCGCGCGCCGTGGAGCAGGCACTCGACGATGGGCCCGTCGTCGCCGCGCTGGTCGGTGACGCGGAAGAGGCTGCGCATCGACGCGAGCATCGCGCGCGCGAGCGGCTGCTCGGCCGGCGCGAGCGAAGGAGCGAACGCGCGCAGCGCGGCGCCCTCGTGGCGCTCGATCACCAGCCAGTCGAGGAACGCGCGCACCCGCTCCTCGTAGAACGGCTCGCCCGGCGCGAACGGGCCCGTCAGAGCGTGGAACTCGGCCTGTGCGCGCGCGATCTCCGCTTCCGGCAGCCGCGCCACGACGCGCTCGACGATCGACTCGGGGCTCAAGGCGACGTTCTCTCTGTCATCCGCGATCGATCGCGTCGAGCCTCGCCTTGACTTCGATCCTCGCGCATCGTCGAATCGCCGCTCGCGGAGCGGTGACGATGGCAGCCGACGACGACACGAAGCGAGCGATCACGCTGGTGGAAGAGGCGATCGGGCGGCTCGGGATCGACGCGGCGAGCGCGAAGCTGACAGGCGACGCGGACGTCGCGTCGTACGTGCTCCGGCGCGGCAGCGCGCGCATCGTCGTCGCGGTGCACGCGCCCGCGGCGGGACGCGAGGGATCGCTCCGCATCGCGGCGCCGGTGGTGAAGATCCCCGCGGCCGACGCGCAGCGTGCGGCGCTCTTCCAGCACGTGCTCGAGCTCAATGCGCGCGAGCTGGTCGGCGCGGCGTTCGGCCTCCTCGGCGGCGACGTGGTCGTCGTGAGCGAGCGCGCGCTGCGCGATCTCGATGCCTCGGAGGTCGACGCTGCGATCCGCAGCGTCGGGCGCCTCGCGGACTCCTGGGACGACGCGCTCGCGACGCGCTTCTCCACGCAACGCTCGAGCGATCAGCGCAGCGAGTGACGCGGCGGTTCGGAGCCGCCGCGCTCGCGGCGGCGATGCTCGCGCTCGTCGTTCCATCGGCGCGCGCGCTCGACGTGGAGCTCGACAGCGACGCGAGCTTCCAGGTCTACGAGGTGCGCGCGCCGGGCACGACGACGTTCCTCGCGCGCCGGCGCTTCACGTCGAACCTCGGGCTGCGCCTCGTGCAGCCGCTCGGCGAGCCCGAGCCCGATGGGCGGCGAGTTCGCCTCTCGGCGAGCGTGCGGCTGCGGCTCTACCACGACTTCGGCGAGGACTGCCTCGTCGGCGGCGAGCTCTGCGTGCGCGCGTACGATCGCGAGATGACCGGCGGATGGCAGCCGCTCACGTCGCCATCGCTGATCGACGTGCCGATGCTCTGGGTCGCGGTCGACGGCTTGCCATTCGGGATCGGGGCGCGCGTCGGGCGGCAGCTCGAGGTCGATCCGATCGGGTTCGTGCGCCTCGACGGAGTGAGCGCTCGGATCGCGCCGTGGTCGTGGATCTCCGCCGAGGCGTACGCGGGGCTGATGGTGCGAGGCACGAGCCTGGTCGGGACGCCCGCGTTCGAGCCCCAGGGCTCGATGCGCGTGGATCGCAGCGACGTCGACGCGACGGTCGCGCCGTGGACGGATCCCGGCGTCGACACCTGGGTCGTGGGCGCGCGGGTGCGCGGCGGGCCGGGTGAGTGGCTGCAGCTCGGCGCGGGCGTCCGCCACGCGTGGGAGGAGGACGGGACCGTGCTCTCGCGCTTGTCGCTGAGCGCGACGTCGCAGCCGATCCCGCTGCTGCGCATGGAGACGATCGGCGTGCTCGATCTGCTCGACACGACGGTGATCGACGCGCTCGGCGCGATCGAGCTGCGCGAAGGGATCTGGAGCGCACGCGCATCGGTCGAGCGCCACGTGCCGCGCTTCGATCCCGGCACGATCTGGGCGTGGTTCCGCACCGCGCCGATCGACGAGGCGCGGCTCGGCGGGAGCGTGCGCCTCAGCGACGATCTCGAGCTCGGGGGCGCGCTGCGCGGTCGTCACGCCGAGCTCGGCGAGCCGTGGGGCGAGGACTACGACGCGGGCGTGGAAGCGTGGGCGCGCGCGCGCATCGAGCGCATCGATGCCGGGCTCTCGGGCTTCGCGTGGAGCGGCTCGCTCGGTCCGGTCGCGGGCGTGTCGATCGACGCGCAGCGGAGGCTGATCCCGGAGATCGCGCTCGGCCTGCACGTGAGCGTGTGGCACTTCGACGATCCGCTGCGTCAGGACCTCTACGGGACGGTGGTGAGCGAGTCGATCGACGCGATCTTCGATCTGACCGAGCAGGCGTCGATCCTCGTCGAGCTGCAGCACGCGGCGAGCCGAGTGGTCGGCAATCGGTTCCGACTGATCGCGTGGCTGCGCGTGGAGACCTGGCGATGAGGGCGCTGCGGTACGTCGTCGCGATCGGGATCGCGCTCGCGTTCGTGCTCGGGCTGACGAGCACGCGGACGACGGGACAGCGCAGCGCGAGCGCGCGGCCGCGCGATCTCGGGCGCTCGACGATCATCTATCCGCCGCAGCGCATCGCGCTGCGGATGGACCACTCGCTCGCCGCGCATCGCGAGCTCGACTGCGCGCGCTGCCACGAGGGCGCGCCGACCAGCGAGTCGTCCGCCGATCGCCTGATCCCCGCGGAGCATACGTGCCTGCCGTGTCATGCGCGCGAGATCGATCGCGCGACGCCGACCATCGAGACGTGCGGCACCTGCCACGTGGGGTTCGTCCCTCCGGCGAGCGACGCGGGCGCGCCGATCGCGCCGGTGTCCGATGTTCCCGCGGCGCGCCTGCGTTTCTCGCATCGCGCCCACGTGCAGGCGGGCCAGACGTGCGTCGACTGTCACGCCGGAGTGCCCGACGCCCGCCTCGCGACGCGCGCGCACCTGCCGACCATGCGCGACTGCTTCCGCTGTCATGCCCCGAGCGGGCTCGGTGACGTGCCCGCTGCGCCGCGCCCGCTCGAGTGCGAGGGCTGTCACGTCGCGAGCCCGTCCGGACAGCTGCGCGCGCGATGGCCCGAGGGCTGGATGAACCCGCCGCGCTGGATGGCGGGGATGCGCCACGATCACGAGTGGCTCGTGCGTCATCGCTGGGTCGCGGCCGATCAGGGCCCGCTCTGCGCGCAGTGCCACACCGAGAGCGACTGCACCGACTGCCACGACGGTCGCGTGCGACCCCGGCGCGTGCACCCGAGCGACTTCCTCACGGTGCACCCGGTCTACGCGCGGCGCGACGGCGAGCTCGGCACGAGCGGCGGGCGCTGCACGAGCTGCCACACGATCTCGCAGTTCTGCGCGGAGTGCCACGGACGCCTCGGGATCGCGCCGATCGCCGCGCCGGACGTGCGCACCCGCGATCGCTGGCACCCGCCCGCCGCGGTCTGGGTGCGCGGCCCGAACATGCACGCGCTCGAGGCCGTGCGATCGATGCAGAGCTGCGCGAGCTGTCACGCCGAGGAGGACTGCGTGCAGTGCCACGGCGCGCGCGGGATCGGCGCGGGGGTGAGCCCGCACCCGCCGGGGTTCGCGATGTCGTGCCGCGGCGCGCTCGAGACGAACGCGCGCGCGTGCATCACGTGCCACGGCGACGTGGAAGAGCTGCGCGCGCGCTGTCGCTGATCAGCCCGGGTCCGTGTCGGTCGTGCGGCGCGTCGCTTCGGGCGCGATGGTGTCGATCGGCAGGAGGCCGGGATCGGTGTCGAGGTGCGCGGGGATGTCGCGCGTGATCTCCTCGCCCGGCTGCGTCTTCACGACGAGCACCTCGCTCGTGTCGAGCTCGATCGCGCTCTGGCTGTCGGTGATCACGAGCGCGTTGTGGGTCGTCGGCTCCTCGCTGTCGGCGCCGATCTCTTCGTGCACGGCGTGATCGCGATCGCCGGTGTCCGGCGTGACGAGCGACGAGATCGAGGCGACCTGCAGCGCGCCCGTCTCGCCGTCCTCGAAGCTCTCGTCCCAGGGATCGGCGTCCTGCGATCCCGGCGCGAGACGCTCGTAGATCTCGGCGATCCGGCGGCGGCGCGCGCCGCTCGAGAAGAGCTCGCGCACCCGGCGATAGCCGGACTCGGTCGTGCGGTCGCGCAGCGACTCGTCGCGCAGCATCTCGAGGATCGCGTCGGCGAGCGCGCCTTCGTCGCCGGGCGGATAGAGCAGGCCGTCCTGCTCGTCGCGCAGCGCGTCGCTCACGCCGGGAACGCCCGCGGCGATCACCGGGCGATGGCACGCGAGGTACTCGAGCAAGGGCTGGGGCAGATCGCCGAGCGACTGGAAGCGCGGCGCTTCGCTCGCCGGCGCGAGGCAGAGATCCGCGCCCGCGATGATCTTCGGCAGCGTTCGCGGCGGCGGCTCCCCGCGCACCTCGACGACGCCGCCGAGCTGGAACGCGTCGACCATCGCGCGCATCTGCTCGCGGCGATGGCGATCGGTCTCGCCCGCGACGAGCGCGCGCACCGGGCGCGTCTGCACCACGCGCCGCAGCGCGCCCAGCACCGTCGCGAGATCGCGGTCCGCGGTGAACGATCCGAGATAGAGCAGGCGCGGCACCGACTCGTGCGACGCGGGGCGCCAGTCGAAGCTGCCGACGTCGATGCCCGGCGGCAGCACGACGACGCGCTCGGCGGGGACGCTCTCGAGCACCGCGCGGCGCGCGGCCTCGGTGGGGACGAGCACGAGATCGGCGTGCTCGATGCTCTTCGCGTGGGCCTCGCTCCAGCGGCGCTCGACCTCCGCGCCCAGCGCTTCGTCGGGGAAGGTCGCCATCTCGTAGACGAGCTGGAACCCGAACGCGTGCTTGCGATCCGCGGCGATCGCGCCCTCGAACGGGCCGCGCACGTGCACGACGTCGTAGGGCTCGGCCTCGAGCTGCCGCGCGACCGCGCGATCGAACGTCACGCGCTGCTCGAGCGCGCCCGCTTCGCCCACCGGGACGCGGAACATGCGCGCGTCGCCGATCCGCTCGACGTGCGAGAGCAGCTCGGTCTTGACGGTCACGAGGTCGACGTCGCCACGCACGGCCGCGGCGATGGCGAGGAGCGCGGCGCCGTGCGGGCTCGAGCCGGGCACGGCGGCGAACGCGGTCACGAGCACGCGGATGCGCGGGGTGTCCAGAGCAGCCTCCTACAGGATCCGACCGCACGCGAGGAGGGGCGCTCGGCGACAGCGCCTCCGGGGCGACGGCTCACGGAGCCGCCATCCTACATCCTTTTCCTTGCCATCCGCGCGTTGACGGGACTACAAACTAACGCCCGTGTCGGTGTCTCTCGGAATCTTCCGGTGCACCGAGGCGATTTGCACCCAAAGGCTCTTTGGGGAGGACGGCGTCGTGAAGGAACTCGCTCGCTTTCTTCTACAGAACGCTCAGATCGATTTCTCGGGCGAGATCACGATCGAGCAGGTGAGGCAATTCCTGCGCGAGGACGACTCCCGCGAAGCGCGCGCGCTGCTCGCGAAGCTCATCGAGGACAAGGGCGTCGACGACATGCTCGTGACGCTCGCCGACTGCCTGAAGGAGTACATCCCGGAAGGCGTCAGCGAGGACGTCATCCGGCAGCAGCTCTCGATGTACAGCGAGAGCTGAGGAGACACGGAGACTGACGCGCCGGGCCGTGCTCCTCGCGGCGTTCGTGATCGCCGTCGCGTGCGACGTGCCGAACGAGCCCGCACCGGACGGCTCGGCGCCGCGTGTGATCGCGACCGTTCCCGCGCCCGCAGCCGACGACGTCGATCGGCTGGCGCGGATGCAGGTCGTGTTCGATCGTCCGCTCGCGCCGAGCAGCGTGAGCGCGGCGAGCGTGCGGGTGGTCTCGGGCGCGCGCGTCGTGCCGATCGCGGTGCACGCGGATCCGACGCTGCCCGGCCTCCGCATCGTGCCGCAGAGCGAGCTCGATCCCGACGCGCGATGGGAGCTGCGCGTCGAGGGCGTGCGCGATCTCGACGGCGTGGTCGCGCAGCGGCACGTCGTCGTGTTCCGCACCGGGCGCGCGGCGAGCGCGCCGCCGGACGAGGTCCCGCCGTGGAGCGAGATCGGTCCGCTGCTCGCGCAGCGCTGCGGCGAGTGCCACGGCGGCGAGGCGTCGGTGCTCGGGCTCGATCTCGGGAGCGCGGAGGGCGTGCGTTCGACGGCGATCCGCGTCGCGTCGCGACAGACCGGCGAGCGACCGCGCGCCGGCGCCGTCGTGACCGGGCTCGGCGGGATGACGCGCATCGAGGTGTTCGGGAGCGCGGGGCGGCCCGAGGAGAGCTATCTCGTCTACAAGCTGCTCGGCGACCCGCACGTCGCGGGCGAGCGCATGCCGCCCCCGGGCGATGCGGGCGACCACGCGCTCAGCCGCGACGAGATCGCGCGCGTGGCCGCGTGGATCCGAGGCGGCGCGCCGACGGAATGAGCGGGCGCGTCGCTTGACGCGTCGGCGCGCGCGGCGATAGCGTCGCGGCCGAATGAGGCTTTGGACGCTTGCGATGGCCGTCGCGATCGGAGTGCTCGCGATCGGGTCGCGCGCCGAGGCGCAACGGATGGATCTCGCGCTCTCGCGCTTGAGCGTTCCATCCGAAGGCGGCGTGTGCCCGAACGTCGACGGCGCGCTCGTCTGTGCCGACGACGACGCGTGGCGCAGGCTCGCGACGCAGTTCGCGGGCGCGCTGATCCCGCCGATCCTGCTGCCGGCGCACACGCGCGGCATGCGCGGGATCTACTTCGGCGTGGAGTCGTCGATCACCGGGATCGACTCGGGCGCGGACTACTGGGCGCGCGGCACCGAGGGCGACACCGGGACCGATCGCAATCGCTTCGTCGACGGCGTGCTCGCGTGGTCGCGCTTCAACGTGCGCAAGGGGCTGCCGTTCGGGTTCGAGATCGGGACGAACGTCGGGTTCCTCGTGAACACGTCGTAC includes:
- a CDS encoding YbjN domain-containing protein, encoding MAADDDTKRAITLVEEAIGRLGIDAASAKLTGDADVASYVLRRGSARIVVAVHAPAAGREGSLRIAAPVVKIPAADAQRAALFQHVLELNARELVGAAFGLLGGDVVVVSERALRDLDASEVDAAIRSVGRLADSWDDALATRFSTQRSSDQRSE
- a CDS encoding cytochrome c3 family protein; the encoded protein is MRALRYVVAIGIALAFVLGLTSTRTTGQRSASARPRDLGRSTIIYPPQRIALRMDHSLAAHRELDCARCHEGAPTSESSADRLIPAEHTCLPCHAREIDRATPTIETCGTCHVGFVPPASDAGAPIAPVSDVPAARLRFSHRAHVQAGQTCVDCHAGVPDARLATRAHLPTMRDCFRCHAPSGLGDVPAAPRPLECEGCHVASPSGQLRARWPEGWMNPPRWMAGMRHDHEWLVRHRWVAADQGPLCAQCHTESDCTDCHDGRVRPRRVHPSDFLTVHPVYARRDGELGTSGGRCTSCHTISQFCAECHGRLGIAPIAAPDVRTRDRWHPPAAVWVRGPNMHALEAVRSMQSCASCHAEEDCVQCHGARGIGAGVSPHPPGFAMSCRGALETNARACITCHGDVEELRARCR
- a CDS encoding glycosyltransferase family 4 protein, which translates into the protein MTAFAAVPGSSPHGAALLAIAAAVRGDVDLVTVKTELLSHVERIGDARMFRVPVGEAGALEQRVTFDRAVARQLEAEPYDVVHVRGPFEGAIAADRKHAFGFQLVYEMATFPDEALGAEVERRWSEAHAKSIEHADLVLVPTEAARRAVLESVPAERVVVLPPGIDVGSFDWRPASHESVPRLLYLGSFTADRDLATVLGALRRVVQTRPVRALVAGETDRHRREQMRAMVDAFQLGGVVEVRGEPPPRTLPKIIAGADLCLAPASEAPRFQSLGDLPQPLLEYLACHRPVIAAGVPGVSDALRDEQDGLLYPPGDEGALADAILEMLRDESLRDRTTESGYRRVRELFSSGARRRRIAEIYERLAPGSQDADPWDESFEDGETGALQVASISSLVTPDTGDRDHAVHEEIGADSEEPTTHNALVITDSQSAIELDTSEVLVVKTQPGEEITRDIPAHLDTDPGLLPIDTIAPEATRRTTDTDPG
- a CDS encoding Ig-like domain-containing protein, with amino-acid sequence MLLAAFVIAVACDVPNEPAPDGSAPRVIATVPAPAADDVDRLARMQVVFDRPLAPSSVSAASVRVVSGARVVPIAVHADPTLPGLRIVPQSELDPDARWELRVEGVRDLDGVVAQRHVVVFRTGRAASAPPDEVPPWSEIGPLLAQRCGECHGGEASVLGLDLGSAEGVRSTAIRVASRQTGERPRAGAVVTGLGGMTRIEVFGSAGRPEESYLVYKLLGDPHVAGERMPPPGDAGDHALSRDEIARVAAWIRGGAPTE